One window of Chloroflexota bacterium genomic DNA carries:
- a CDS encoding nucleoside phosphorylase, translated as MGERQYHIALGRGEVAEYILLPGDPDRTARIATRLESVELERRNREFATVTGMYRGRRVSIVSTGIGTDNVEIVVAEILAITDNPTFIRVGSCGALQPEIGLGDLIITSGAVRLEATTSFFVHDGYPAVADYEAVAALVEAAHVLGHRAHVGITATAPGFFGAQGRPIPRLPIRYPDLAEEMARQRVLNFEMEASALLVLAGLARSRAGVVCAVYAQRSTGDFVDGEAKDRAEAACVETGLEGLRILADMDRQRREASADRWRPSLWGRS; from the coding sequence ATCGGAGAACGGCAGTACCACATCGCACTCGGCCGCGGCGAGGTGGCCGAGTACATCCTCCTCCCCGGCGATCCCGACCGGACCGCCCGGATCGCCACGCGACTCGAGTCGGTCGAGCTCGAACGACGGAACCGCGAGTTCGCGACGGTCACCGGCATGTATCGCGGCCGACGCGTGTCGATCGTGTCGACCGGGATCGGGACGGACAACGTCGAGATCGTCGTCGCCGAGATCCTGGCCATCACGGACAACCCCACGTTCATCCGCGTCGGTTCCTGCGGGGCGCTGCAGCCGGAGATCGGCCTCGGCGACCTCATCATCACGAGCGGCGCGGTCCGTCTGGAGGCGACGACGAGCTTCTTCGTCCACGACGGCTACCCAGCGGTCGCCGACTACGAGGCGGTCGCCGCGCTCGTCGAGGCGGCCCACGTCCTCGGCCACCGCGCCCATGTCGGGATCACCGCCACAGCGCCCGGGTTCTTCGGCGCGCAGGGCCGGCCGATCCCGCGACTCCCCATCCGCTACCCTGACCTCGCCGAAGAGATGGCCCGGCAGCGGGTGTTGAATTTCGAGATGGAGGCATCGGCGCTGCTCGTGCTCGCGGGCCTGGCCCGCAGTCGTGCCGGCGTCGTGTGCGCCGTCTATGCCCAGCGCTCGACCGGCGACTTCGTCGACGGGGAAGCCAAGGACCGTGCCGAAGCAGCGTGCGTGGAGACGGGTCTCGAAGGACTCCGCATCCTCGCCGACA